The Sulfitobacter donghicola DSW-25 = KCTC 12864 = JCM 14565 genome has a segment encoding these proteins:
- a CDS encoding TIGR03032 family protein, which yields MLNEPFEKTVEAEYSISPNLFTFLEAQNLTICLTSYETGQLYLIGRNPRGGIMINTQPFGKAMGLFVDDKVMHLATGTQIHRLENCLNANERAEELFDHCFVPRTTHTTGPLDAHDVAVDRDGNIVFVNTRFNCIARTSTKHSFETVWKPPFISRIVSEDRCHLNGMAMVDGALKYVTAISKSDTIDGWRDRRRNGGIVLNTQTDQVICEGLSMPHSPRVHQGELWVLNSGTGQLGIIDLSKSPEDAFTPQIFCPGFVRGLAFHNRFAFIGLSRPRYKRFEGLALDGMLKEADSEPWCGVQIVDLEKREVVAWLRIDGNVQEMYDVAVMPGVECAMSLNHSAPQMQNLVTWPAHLDAD from the coding sequence CGAAGCGCAAAACCTCACCATTTGTCTAACTTCATACGAGACTGGACAGCTATATTTGATTGGGCGAAACCCTCGTGGTGGCATCATGATCAATACCCAGCCATTTGGCAAAGCTATGGGCCTATTTGTCGATGATAAGGTCATGCATCTGGCGACTGGAACGCAAATCCACCGGCTGGAAAACTGTCTGAACGCGAATGAGCGCGCTGAGGAACTGTTTGATCATTGCTTCGTGCCGCGTACGACACACACCACGGGACCTCTTGATGCACATGACGTAGCCGTTGATCGCGACGGCAACATCGTGTTCGTCAATACGCGGTTCAATTGCATTGCGCGAACTTCAACAAAGCACAGTTTTGAAACTGTTTGGAAGCCTCCATTCATTTCGCGTATCGTGAGCGAAGATCGCTGCCATCTGAACGGCATGGCCATGGTTGATGGCGCGCTGAAGTATGTGACAGCAATCAGTAAATCCGACACAATTGATGGCTGGAGGGATCGCCGTCGCAATGGCGGCATCGTCCTGAATACACAAACCGATCAAGTCATTTGCGAGGGGCTCTCGATGCCCCATTCACCCCGTGTACATCAAGGTGAACTATGGGTATTAAATTCGGGCACAGGACAGCTCGGAATAATTGACCTGTCTAAGTCACCAGAAGATGCTTTCACCCCTCAGATATTTTGCCCCGGCTTTGTCAGAGGCTTGGCGTTTCACAATAGGTTTGCTTTTATTGGCCTATCTCGACCTAGGTATAAACGTTTTGAGGGTCTGGCACTTGACGGGATGTTGAAAGAGGCCGACAGCGAACCTTGGTGTGGGGTTCAAATTGTTGACTTGGAAAAGCGCGAAGTAGTCGCTTGGCTTCGCATCGACGGCAATGTTCAAGAAATGTACGATGTCGCGGTGATGCCTGGTGTTGAATGTGCGATGTCTCTGAACCACAGTGCTCCGCAGATGCAAAATCTGGTC